From one Leptospiraceae bacterium genomic stretch:
- a CDS encoding SpoIID/LytB domain-containing protein has protein sequence MIKSITYILAFAFILLYISCSSFFQKSWKPIDKELLKTIKVNIGKFDTSLEIKSKGKIHLQLTSSNLDVDYNYLFLPAETKEKVKITFDTNVFTLKDLSYNGELEIVPEVATGKFIFVNKVQMEDYLMGVVPAEMPSSWHTEALKAQAVAARTYAVDSILSAPNSTYHVESTTQSQVYGGIKRETVRSNQAVRDTTGEILIYQNKPARTFYHSNSGGKTESPEHVWGYTGLTYLVAVESPHCKEATNFEWKITLSRTQLQEKLKSLELEEIKGIKISEYTPSGRAKTLEIEGKEKTALMNAVEFRRAVGQTVMRSLLFEIQFEDDFFKIKGQGFGHGVGMSQWGSKGMAEKNYDYRDILTHYYKGTELVNID, from the coding sequence ATGATAAAATCTATTACTTACATACTAGCCTTTGCATTTATTTTATTATATATTTCTTGTAGTTCTTTCTTTCAGAAATCATGGAAGCCGATTGACAAAGAATTATTAAAGACAATCAAAGTAAACATTGGAAAGTTTGACACATCACTCGAAATCAAATCAAAAGGAAAAATTCATTTACAGCTAACAAGTAGTAACCTCGATGTGGATTACAACTATTTATTCCTTCCTGCTGAGACAAAAGAAAAAGTAAAAATTACGTTCGACACAAATGTGTTTACTCTAAAAGATCTCTCTTATAATGGTGAATTGGAAATAGTCCCGGAGGTCGCTACTGGAAAATTTATATTTGTAAATAAAGTTCAAATGGAAGACTATCTTATGGGAGTTGTTCCTGCGGAAATGCCTTCTAGCTGGCATACGGAAGCTCTCAAAGCTCAGGCAGTCGCAGCTAGAACTTATGCGGTCGATTCTATATTATCCGCTCCGAATAGCACCTATCATGTAGAATCTACCACTCAATCTCAAGTCTATGGAGGAATCAAGCGGGAGACTGTCAGGTCTAACCAAGCAGTCCGAGATACAACGGGAGAAATTTTGATTTACCAAAATAAACCAGCAAGGACTTTTTATCATAGCAATAGTGGTGGCAAAACGGAATCACCCGAACATGTCTGGGGCTACACTGGATTAACCTATCTAGTCGCAGTAGAATCTCCTCACTGCAAAGAAGCTACTAATTTTGAGTGGAAAATTACTCTTAGCCGCACTCAACTGCAAGAGAAATTAAAATCCCTCGAGCTAGAAGAAATCAAGGGAATTAAAATATCTGAATACACGCCATCGGGTAGAGCTAAGACACTAGAAATAGAAGGCAAAGAAAAAACTGCGCTCATGAATGCAGTCGAATTTAGAAGAGCCGTTGGACAAACAGTTATGCGGTCTCTCCTATTTGAAATTCAATTCGAAGACGATTTTTTTAAAATCAAAGGACAGGGCTTTGGTCATGGTGTAGGAATGAGTCAATGGGGCAGTAAGGGCATGGCTGAAAAAAATTACGACTATCGTGATATTCTGACTCATTATTATAAAGGAAC